A window from Malania oleifera isolate guangnan ecotype guangnan chromosome 7, ASM2987363v1, whole genome shotgun sequence encodes these proteins:
- the LOC131159636 gene encoding kinesin-like protein KIN-5B, whose amino-acid sequence MMSLTPDQFRKVGLGVTASPSPFLTPRHERRRPDSRVLDWNSNRHDRDREVNVQVLLRCRPLSDEEQRLNVPKAISCNEHKKEVIVLQSLANKQIDRVFAFDKVFGPKAQQRSIYDQAVAPIVNEVLEGFNCTVFAYGQTGTGKTYTMEGGGMRGKSGELPAEAGVIPRAVRQIFDTLEAQNADYRMKVTFLELYNEEITDLLAPEDYSRPMEDRQRRPISLMEDGKGCVIVRGLEEEAVYSANEIYNVLERGAAKRHTADTLLNKRSSRSHSVFSITVYVKEATVGDEELIKCGKLNLVDLAGSENISRSGAREGRAREAGEINKSLLTLGRVITALVEHSNHIPYRDSRLTRLLRDSLGGKTKTCIIATISPSVHSLDETLSTLDYAHRAKNIKNKPEANQKMFKAALLKDLYLELEKMKQDVRAAREKNGVYIPLERFAQDEAEKKARNEKIEQLEIDLALSAKEVEKYCELYHTEQEEKRKTERELKDCKINLENCNKALQNLQENHRVIVSTLKEKKFIISKLLHSENSLVEHAKELCTNLKNASEDIDKLFTKIDQKNMMEAENHRLVLTFGSDLDQSLKHLHKIILGSVSQQQQHLRCMEEHVGSFLASKCDATQALESKIKKMTETYASGVLAIKELTDTLQRKTTSDLEQIKSTILAQTMGAENFLVTAVSEAKEVICNIQNSLDEEKQLLAISAQKLEEGLHRTLVSAQMISKATVGFFNDLHHRASKLMTTIEESKFEKFQQLAAFEKMFKEEAAREEKVAMEKIALILETLTSKKTAMVSEASRNIQNSTTRENKRLQQEMSNMQQVSANAKEELCKYAEKMKTHFLEDTFSSAETRATMEYCLQESTKMLNYSKQQWDDAQLSIRHLNKTYVAEIESTMRSNTSADNTLYEEFSCKSSYLDAELDARTCEMLAAVNDSLMLDHESKKKLDSMANLCFNQLKSVQEQHGESISNIRNQAEQCFTKDYLVEQHTNTTLKKQVIAVPSLASIEEMRAAVSEDLNDAESKIQQHQQQLSIAVSEDLNDSESKIQQHQQQLSIAASLSRTPFTDIN is encoded by the exons ATGATGTCACTTACTCCCGATCAATTTAGGAAAGTGGGGTTGGGGGTAACCGCATCTCCTTCCCCCTTTCTTACTCCTCGACATGAACGCCGGCGTCCAGATTCTAGAGTACTTGATTGGAACTCAAATCGTCATGATCGGGATCGGGAGGTCAATGTGCAAGTGCTGCTCAGATGCAg GCCATTAAGTGACGAAGAGCAAAGGTTGAATGTGCCCAAGGCAATATCTTGTAATGAACATAAAAAAGAAGTCATAGTCTTGCAAAGTCTAGCAAACAAGCAAATTGATAGAGTTTTCGCATTTGATAAG GTTTTCGGGCCCAAAGCACAGCAAAGATCAATTTATGACCAAGCTGTTGCCCCAATTGTCAATGAAGTTCTTGAGGGTTTCAATTGCACTGTCTTTGCATATGGTCAGACTGGCACTGGTAAAACATATACAATGGAAGGAGGTGGGATGAGAGGAAAG AGTGGGGAGTTGCCAGCAGAAGCTGGTGTGATTCCAAGAGCAGTTCGCCAAATTTTTGATACACTAGAGGCTCAAAATGCTGATTACCGTATGAAAGTCACGTTTTTGGAGCTTTACAATGAAGAAATAACTGATTTGTTGGCTCCTGAGGACTATTCAAGGCCTATGGAAGATAGGCAAAGGAGACCCATTTCCTTGATGGAGGATGGCAAGGGTTGTGTGATTGTAAGGGGCCTTGAAGAAGAAGCTGTATACAGTGCAAATGAAATCTATAACGTCTTGGAAAGAGGAGCAGCAAAAAGGCATACAGCAGATACCTTGTTAAACAAGCGTAGCAG TCGTTCCCATTCAGTTTTCTCCATAACTGTGTATGTCAAGGAAGCAACTGTGGGGGATGAAGAGCTCATTAAATGCGGCAAACTTAATCTTGTTGATTTGGCAGGATCAGAGAATATTTCTCGGTCTGGTGCACGAGAG GGTCGTGCTAGGGAAGCAGGGGAGATAAACAAGAGCTTGCTCACCCTGGGCCGCGTCATAACTGCACTTGTGGAACATTCTAATCATATACCTTACAG GGATAGTAGGCTTACGAGATTGCTAAGGGACTCACTGGGAGGAAAAACAAAAACATGCATAATTGCAACAATTTCTCCATCTGTTCATTCTTTGGATGAAACTTTAAGCACGCTAGATTACGCTCATCGTGCCAAAAACATCAAGAACAAACCAGAG GCAAACCAAAAAATGTTCAAGGCTGCTCTGCTTAAGGATTTGTACTTGGAACTTGAGAAAATGAAACAAG ACGTTCGAGCTGCTCGGGAAAAGAATGGTGTCTACATTCCACTCGAAAGATTTGCCCAAGATGAAGCTGAAAAGAAG GCAAGGAATGAGAAGATAGAGCAATTGGAAATTGATCTTGCCCTCAGTGCAAAG gaagttgaaaaatattgtgaattgtatCATACTGAACAAGAAGAGAAACGAAAGACAGAAAGGGAGCTCAAAGATTGCAAG ATAAATCTGGAAAACTGTAACAAGGCTTTGCAGAATCTTCAAGAAAATCACAGGGTCATTGTCTCAACACTTAAAGAAAAGAAGTTTATCATCTCGAAGCTACTACACTCAG AAAATTCTTTAGTTGAACATGCAAAGGAGCTCTGCACCAATTTGAAAAATGCATCAGAGGATATTGATAAGCTGTTCACAAAAATAG ATCAGAAAAACATGATGGAAGCAGAAAACCACAGGCTGGTTCTGACATTTGGTTCTGATCTTGATCAAAGCTTGAAACATCTCCACAAGATCATTCTAGGGTCAGTGTCTCAACAGCAGCAACATCTAAGATGCATGGAAGAGCATGTTGGCTCGTTTCTTGCTAGCAAATGTGAT GCAACTCAGGCTTTGGaatcaaaaattaagaaaatgacagAAACATATGCATCAGGAGTGCTGGCCATAAAAGAGCTCACCGACACACTGCAAAGGAAAACCACCTCTGATCTTGAGCAGATAAAATCTACAATATTAGCCCAAACAATGGGTGCTGAAAAT TTCCTTGTCACTGCAGTTTCGGAGGCCAAAGAAGTTATTTGCAATATTCAGAATTCCCTTGATGAGGAGAAACAGCTGTTGGCCATTTCTGCTCAAAAGCTGGAGGAG GGATTACATCGAACACTAGTATCAGCACAAATGATTTCAAAGGCAACAGTGGGATTTTTCAACGACCTTCATCATCGTGCTTCTAAACTTATGACAACTATTGAAGAAAGCAAATTTGAAAAATTCCAACAATTGGCAGCATTTGAGAAGATGTTTAAG GAAGAAGCTGCTAGGGAGGAGAAAGTAGCTATGGAAAAAATTGCATTAATATTGGAAACATTGACATCAAAGAAGACAGCAATG GTCTCAGAGGCATCGAGAAACATTCAGAATTCAACCACACGGGAAAATAAGAGACTGCAACAAGAGATGTCCAACATGCAGCAAGTTTCAGCTAATGCCAAGGAGGAGCTTTGTAAATATGCAGAAAAGATGAAAACCCATTTCTTGGAAGACACTTTCTCATCAGCTGAAACCCGAGCTACCATGGAATATTGTCTCCAGGAAAG CACAAAGATGCTGAATTACTCCAAGCAGCAGTGGGATGATGCCCAGTTATCCATACGTCATCTTAACAAGACATATGTTGCAGAGATAGAATCAACAATGAG GTCAAACACTTCTGCAGATAACACTTTATATGAAGAATTTTCCTGCAAATCATCATATCTGGATGCAGAACTTGATGCAAGAACATGTGAGATGCTGGCTGCTGTTAATG ATTCACTTATGCTGGACCATGAAAGTAAGAAGAAATTAGACTCCATGGCTAACCTGTGCTTCAATCAGCTAAAGTCGGTACAGGAGCAGCATGGTGAAAGCATATCAAATATTCGAAATCAAGCAGAACAATGCTTCACTAAAGATTATTTG GTCGAACAGCATACGAATACAACACTGAAGAAACAAGTAATAGCTGTGCCAAGCTTGGCATCGATTGAGGAGATGAGAGCTGCAGTCTCTGAAGATCTGAATGATGCTGAGAGCAAGATCCAGCAACATCAACAACAGCTATCTATAGCAGTCTCTGAAGATCTGAATGATAGTGAGAGCAAGATCCAGCAACATCAGCAACAGCTATCTATAGCAGCATCACTCAGTAGAACACCCTTTACAGATATCAATTGA